CGCGGCACGGCCGACGCCATCTACCAGAACATGCACCTGGTGGAGAACTACCGCGCCGACGACGTGGCCATCTTCTCCGGCGACCACATCTACAAGATGAACGTGGCGCACATGCTGGAGCAGCACGAGGCCCACCGCGCCGACATCACCATCGCCGCCTATCCCACGCCGCTGGCGGACGCCTCGCGCTTCGGCGTCATGCAGGTGGACGAGCGCGGCCGCGTCACCGAGTTCCAGGAGAAGCCCAAGGACCCCAAGGCCATGCCGGGCAAGCCCACCATGGCCCTGTGCAGCATGGGCAACTACATCTTCAACCGCCGCGTGCTCAGCGAGCTGCTGGAGGTGGACGCGCGCACCGAGGGCTCGCAGCACGACTTCGGCAAGGACGTGCTGCCGCGCGCGCTGCGCGATGGCTATCACATCCACGCGTATGACTTTCACTCCAACCCCATCCCCGGGCAGACGCGCGCCAACACGTACTGGCGGGACGTGGGGACGCTCGAGGCCTACCACGAGGCCTCGATGGACCTGGTGTCGGTGGACCCGGAGTTCGACGTCTTCAACCCGGAGTGGCCGCTGCGCACCGCCGTCGAGTACAGCCCCCCGGCCAAGTTCGTCCACGAGGCGGGCGAGCGCATGGGCCGGGCGCTCAACTCCATGGTGGCCGGCGGCTGCATCATCTCCGGCGGCACGGTGCGCGAGAGCATCCTCTTCCGCCGCGTCCGGGTGAACTCGTACTCGCTGGTGGAGCGCTCCGTCCTCTTCGACGAGGTGGACATCGGCCGGCACGCCAAGGTGCGCAACGCCATCATCGACAAGGACGTGCGCGTGCCGCCCAACACCAAGATTGGCTACGACCTGGCGGCCGACAAGGCGCGCGGCTTCACCGTCACCGACAACGGCATCGTCGTGGTGCCCAAGGGCTACAAGTTCGACTGACAGGCGGCGCTTCCAGGCCCCATCAGCCCGGGCGATGCCGGGGTGTCCCGCTTCTTCGCGCCGTGGTCTAGAAACCCAGGCGCGAAGGGAGACACCGCCATGAAGCGCATGCAGCTGTTCGAGTTCGAGGACTTCCGCTGGTTCCCCGGCGGCCTGCGGGAGTGCCTGACGCTCTACATCGCCGCGATGCACCGCGTGCTCGGCACCGAGCGGCTCCTGGCGCCCCTGCTCGCGAGGGCCCTGGAGGCAACGGGCGCCGACCGGGTCGTGGATCTCTGCTCGGGAGGCGGCGGGCCCCTGCTGCAAACCACCGAACGGCTCGCCGCCGACCACGGCCTCCGCCCGAGCGTGACCCTCACCGACCTCTACCCGAACACGGACGCCGCCGCGCGCATCAACGCGGCGGGGGACTCGGCACAGGTCCGCTACCTCCCGAGCCCGGTCGACGCGGGCCGCGTCCCCGACACGCTCCAGGGCGTCCGGACCATGATCTGCAGCTTCCACCACATGCCCCCGCCGGTCGCGCGCCGCATCCTCCAGGACGCGTTCGAGAAGCGGCAGGCCATCTGCGTGCTCGAGATGAGCGACAACTCCCAGCCGCGCTGGCTCTGGTGGACGGCCTTCCCCATCGGCATCCTGATGGTGCTGCTGCTGACGCCCTTCATCCGCCCCCTCCGGCCGCGGCAGCTGCTGTTCACCTACCTGCTCCCCGTGCTCCCGCCGATCATCGCCTGGGACGGGGCCGTGTCGAACGCGCGCACGTACACCGAGGAGGACCTGCGGGAGCTCCTGACGGGGCTGGAGGCGCCGGACTACCAGTGGGACATCACCCACCCGCGGGCGCCCGGTGCCCCCGCGACGATGCTCACCCTCGTGGGGATGCCCCGCCGCACGCAGGCGTCCCTTCCCGCGCCCGGCGTCCAGGCGGAGGGGTAGCGGACGGGCCGCGTCGTGCGCTTCAGAATTGCGCAAGGAGTCCCGGGTACCTTCCATTCCTCTCTGGGAGACACCATGCACGACGACAGCCATGAGCACGACAAGGGCCTCGAACATGACTTGAAGGCCCTCGCGCGGATGACGGAGCGCAGACAACTGCTGCGGTGGATGGCGGGCGCGGCCCTCCTGCCGCTCGTCGGCTGTGGTGACACCGGGGGCGGCTCGTCGGAGTGCGCGACGATTCCCGAGGAGACCGCCGGCCCGTATCCGGGAGATGGCTCCAACGGGGCCAACGCGCTCGTGCTCTCGGGCATCGTGCGCAAGGACATCCGCTCCAGCATCGCCGGCTCCACGGGCACCGCCGAGGGCGTTCCGCTCACCGTCAAGCTGACCCTGGTCAATGGCAACGACAGCTGCAGCCCGCTCGCGGGGTACGCCCTCTACCTGTGGCACTGCGACCGCGACGGCAAGTACTCGATGTACAACCTCACCAGCCAGAACTACCTGCGCGGCGTGCAGGAGACGGACAGCGAGGGCACGGTGACCTTCACCACCATCTTCCCCGGCTGCTACTCCGGGCGCATGCCCCACATCCACTTCGAGGTGTACCCGAGCCTCGCCAAGGCCACCTCCTCCGGCAACAAGGTGAAGACGTCCCAGCTCGCCCTGCCCGTGGACGTCTGCAACGCGGCGTACGCCACCACCGGGTACAGCGCGAGCGTCACCCACCTCTCGCGCATCAGCTTCGCCCAGGACAACGTGTTCAGCGATGGCACGTCGCTCCAGCTGGCGAGCGTCACCGGCAACGCCAGCGAGGGCTATGTCGCCACGCTGACCGTGGGCATCACGGCGTAGCCACACTCCTTCGTTCCATGCCGGGGGGACGCCGGTATCATCCCCCCGCATGAACGTGGGTGTCACGCCTCCCGAAAGACAGACAAACCTGCGGCTGAACGATGGCCGCTCGCTCGCATGGTCCGAGTGGGGACCCGCCAACGGCCTCCCCGTCCTGTTCTGCACCGGCGCCGCCATGAGCGGCTCGCTCGGCTTCGGTGCGGATGCACTCGCGGACCTCGGCCTGCGGCTCCTCGCCATCGACCGGCCCGGCCTCGGCGCGTCCACGCCCCATCCGGAGAAGACCTTCGCCTCCTGGGTGGAGGACGTGCGCCAGCTCGTCACCGCGCTCGGCCCGCGAGACGCCACCGCTGTCGGCTTCTCCCAGGGGTCGCCGTTCGCGCTGGCCCTCGCGGGCAGAGGGCTCGTGAAGGCCGTGGCCCTCGTGTCCGGGCAGGATGACCTCGCCTGGCCCTCCCTCGCGCCGCGCCTGCACCCCGACGTGGCCGGGATGGTCCGCGCCGCCCGGCAGGACCCCGCCGGCTTCGAGCAGTCCTTCTCTCGCATGGCCACGTGGGACGGCCTGTGGCAGCTCATCCTCGGGATGAGTGGCGAGCGCGACCGGGCGCTCTACCTGAGTGACGCCTTTGGCCCGGCGTACCAGCGCGCACTGCGCGAGGGCTTCTCCCAGGGCCCGCAGGGGTATGCGCGGGACCTCGTCAACGCCCTCGGCCCGTGGCTGGTGGAGCCCGAGCACATCACCGTCCCGGTGGACCTCTGGTACGGCGGCGCGGACACCAGCACCGTCCACTCGCCCGACTTCGGCGCCACCCTCGCCAGGCGCCTGCCCCACGCCACCCACTTCCTCGAGCCCCAGGAGGGCGGCTCGATTCTCTGGACGCGCGCCCGGGACATCCTCGTGCGACTCAGGAGCCGAGCCACCGCCCCGGCGGCGTCACCCCACGGCAGCTGACCCGGCCCTCACCGGACCGTGTTGGCCGAGCCCACCGCGGACACCGGCGCGGCGATGGGCGCTGGGGCGGACTGCGTGCGTGCCCAGTCCTCGGCGGTGCGCCCACGGGCGTCCCGCTTCGCCTCCGAGGCCCCGTGCTGACGCAGCCGCTCAGCCACCTGCTCGCGGCCGAAGAGCCGGGCGAACATCAGCGCCGTCTGGCCCACCCCGTTGGACTGGTCCACCGCGCAGGGCTGCTTCAGGAGCAGCTCGACGAGTCCGCGTGCCCGACGGGCGAGCCCGTACCCGTGGTGAGCGGCGGGGTACCGGCCAGCGCCGGAGCGCCCGTGAACAGCGCGGTGAGGACCAGGGGTTTCGGGTTCATGCGAGATGGAACGGTGGGGAGATGCGGACGATGGGAAGCGCCGGCTCACGCCTCCTCTTCGAGCAGGGTCTCTTCCAACAAGAGAACCCCTGCCACCCGCTCCGCGGAGGCCAACGCCTCCACCAAGGTCCTGGCATCTTCGGCTCCCGCACAGGCGAGGAGCAGCACGGGCGCTTCCCCTGCCTCAAGGACCCAGAGAGCTTCCGCCAGTTCTCCCTCGGCCACGGCGGTCTTGTAGAAGAAGCGCAACATGCCCTCATGCTCCTCCTCCCAGCGAAGTCCCACGGTGGTGCCAACAGGAACCAGGGCGGTTTCAATCCGGCCCCAGGCCGATCCGGCCAGACGCATCGGAGCCGCCGCCGTCTGTCCCAGGTCGGCGAGAAGGAGCTCCGGCTCCACCACCGCTTCAATGGCGGCCCGCGAAGAGGGGGCCAGCGTGCGCAACGCACTCTGGAGCTGGGCAATCCAAGGATGGGCAATGAGCGCCTGAGCGTAACGCTCGATGCGCAAGCGCCGCTCCACTGCCCGCCCCCAGGTCTCGGCGGCGCTGGTAGAAGTCAGGAGCCAATTCCACGCATCCAGGTCGCCCTCCTCATCCAGGCCCGACACCATGGCATCGAGTGTCACATCATCAGGAGCCATCTTCATGACTTCCTCCAGGCCGCCTCGCGCACAGGAAGGCTGTCGATCCGCCTTGCCAGTTCGGGCATGGCTCCCTCATCCAGTTTGAACGTGGTCAGCGTCGTCCTCGTCACGGAGTGCGTCAGGAGCGTCCACTCGAACAGCGTCTCCACCTCGTCTCCAGCTGGCGGCACGCCCGCCGCATCAATGAGCTTCTCGAGCAAAGCCGTGACGCCTTGACGCCGCAGGTGATGAAGCGCACGCGTCTGCCGCGGAGCCCCTTCCGGTAAAGACCGGGCGACCTCCGCGTCATCCCGGCGGTAGGGCGGAGTGTCCCCGCAGGGCCGGAAGAGCCACTCCCGCACGACTTGATGAGCGAGCCCACTCGAGCCGTCCTCCTGAACGAGTTGCCGGTGCAGACACTGGAACCGGAACAGTGCATCGTGGGTGATCAAGCTCCGGGCCTTCTTCGAGAGGTCGTCCTCTCGCACGGGAGGAACGGGCGGATCGAACCACCCGGTCCGCAGGCCGTCGGTCGCACGCAGCCACCAGAGGACGAGCGAGGCACAGGTGCGGTCGCGCAGCAGCCTGAGCGTGGCGATGAGGCGTTCCCGCAACCGCTGCTGCTCAAGCTCCTCCTCGACACGAGGCTTCTCGGCGGCATCATCGGAGAGAGTCGGCTGGGCCTCGGAGACATGCTGCCCCCTTCTGCGCAGCGCCTCCAACTCCGCCATCTTGCGCCGGAAGCCTGGCAGCCCAGTGCGCTGCGCCAACCAGAACCTCGGCTGGGTGAACAACTTCCAGCTCCTCGGAATCCGGGTCAGCTCAAGCTCCCGCTCGATGAAGGCCTGCAGGCTCCAATCCACGGCATCCTCCAGTGTCGAGAAGCCGAAGGCCCTCAGGAGCGCCTCGACGCCATAAGGCTCGGCCACCTGCTCCAACGAGTGCCGGAGCATCTCGGACAGCACCGGCCGGTGCTCCATGACGAGCCGGGCCCGTCCCTCCTTGGACCAATCGGTGATCTCCGGATAGCGCTGCTCCATGTTCACTCTCCCCACCAGCGGAAGGCCCCCAGGTGCATCGGCTGGCACAACTCGTCGATCAGCTCGGCTCCGGACAAGCCGGCGATAGCGGGTGAGTCCGCATGCGCTTCGAACGGTGCGAGCGCCGGGAGCCTGCCCAGAACCTGCTCGGCCTGGAGCCCTCGCATTTCATCGATTGCCGCGAGCACCTCCCGTGGGGAGAGAGAGGCAGGCAGTCCCGGCAGCTCGCGCAGCACCAACGCCACGTACTCGAGGGACTCGGCCAGGATCTCGGGCCCATGCCCCGTGCGGCGGCTGCGCCACCCATACTGCTCGCACACCAGGGCCTTGACCACGTCGTGCACCGGCCAGGCCAGATCGATCACCGCGGCTGCACCGCTGGCGAGAAACCCCGGCACGAGCCCCGGGAGTCGATCTCCATGATCACGTAGCACCCGCTCGAGGTCGGCGCTCCCTGCCGTGCAGGCCCAGAGCTCCACCACCCGGCAACCCGGCAGGAGCAGGTCGAGCGTGTTCCTATCCATCAGCGAATGCCCGGGGCCCAGCCGGAGACGTCCCATGGAGTCGTTGAGGGACTCCGCGGTCCCGACACCATAGAGGCGCAGCGTTCGGACCCGCGCGGCGCGGGACGCCAGGAGCTCCACCACATCGCCCCCCTGCGCCTGGACCTTTTCAGGCTCCACGACCAGCTCGGGGGGATACACCTTCCGCAGGGTCTCCAGGGCGGCCTCGCCGAAGCAGGTCGTCCCCTGGCTAGACTCCGGGGACAGCAGGCACGCGGTGAAGGGCTCCACCTCCCTCTGGATGCGGCCCCAAAGCAGACCGAAGCCCAGGGACGGCAGATGCGAGAGCCGCGTCACCTGCTCCGCCAGAAGTGCACCGCCTTCCAGACGCAATCCCAGCAGCGGCAGCGCACGCAACGCCCCTGGAGCGAGGACCCACCAACGGAGACGCCGCTTCCGCTGAGCCTCCTTCAGCAGGGACGTGAACACGGGGGAGAGCGCCGCCTCCAGCTGGCTCCAGGCCTCACGGCGTTGCGGGGAGTTCCCCCGGCGGGGTGACAAGTCCCCCTGGGAGGGCCGGAGCAGCTCGATCAACGCGCCCCGCACCTCTCTCGCGGAGAGCCGGACCGTGCGCCCCGTGGGACCCTGCCCCGCGTTCCACCACGCCACGACGAACAACTCATCCTGCTGGCCGAGGAACAGCCCGAACACGCCATAGCCTTCCACGAGCTTGCCCAGCCACTCCTCGTTGCGCTCCAGCTTCAACGCCGGGTCCAGCATCCGCGCCAGGGCGGCGGACTCATCCGCACCGGACTCCCGGCGCATGCTCGAATCCAGCTCAAGTGCATCCCGCCACAGCTCACACGCCTCGTGCTCCAGCGCGCTCAGCGTACGGACCGCCTCGAAGGCCGCCGTGCGCGCGGGCTTCACGTGCTCGGGCCAGTTCGCGCAGAGCAGTTCCAAGTTCCAGGCGCAAATCCCCCGGAAGTCCCTCAACCGCTGGCTCATGGCCCCGGCCGGTAGCGCATAGGGGTCCAGGTGATAGGGAGCGGATGGCTTGTCACCCGAAGGCCCTTCCTCGAGCAGGGCCGTATCCGCCAGCGCCGCGCTCAGCGACTGCCGCCGGCGGATGAAGTCATGGAGCCCTCGAATGCGTGCACCAAACGGTCCCGGCAGCCACGCGGACGCCCAGGCCAGGCGCCCCAGGAAGGCCAGGCGGAGGTCGCAGGCATACTGGAGGCAGGCGAGCTGATGCGCGCCCCCCCCGGCTCGTTGCGGATGTGGTTGGAGAGGTAGGCCTTCATCAAGTCCCGATAGGCGGCCCCCGGCGTCCCCGTGGTACGCACGAGCATCCACCGGTCATCACTGGGGTAGCCCCAGAGGCCCGACTCCATCTTCCCCAGGGCTTCACTGATGAGCTTGAGGGTGGTGACCGAGCTCGGCGCCGGCCCCTCGGCTTCGCGTCCGACGGCATGGAAGGTCGATTCGCTCAGCTCCCTGGGGGTGGAGAGCTGCTCCGCGCGCTGAGCGTTCCTCGCATCGGGCTCGAAGCGATCGAGAGCGCCCCACAACCGCTGCCACGCGGGCAGCAGCCACGTAGAGTGCAGCGTCCGCTCCGCCAGTGCCCGCACGCACTGGAGCGTCCGCTCACGCTGTGGCGCCATTCCCACCTCGGCCCGAGGCAGCAGTTCTACGGCGATCGTCGCCACACGCAGTGACGCATAGGACTCCTCCTGGAGCTGGTCGAGCGCTGGGGAGAGGAGCTCCCAGGCGTCCTGGATGCACTGCAGCGGGTCATCGGAGCCATGGGCATGCAGAAGGACATGCAGCCGGGCGCGTGCGGCCAGGACATCCGCGGAGGCCCTCACTCTCGTCTGGGGAAGGCCCTCCAGCAATCGCTCGGCCCGGGCCACCGCCGTCCGTTGGGGAATGCGGGGGGGCCACTGCTCGACAAGCGCCACCTCGAGCCACAGGTGCGCGGCCTCCACCGACAACCGGACCCGGTCCGCCTCGGCCAGTTCCGGCTCGGCAAGCACTTCGTGGAGCCACGCCAGGGCGGTCAGCAGGTTGTCCCGATGCGAGCCCACGAGGAGATCCCGCAGCAGCCGGGCCACCTGGAGCGCCTGCTCGACGGACGGAGTCTCTCCCAGCCGGAGCGCGGTGCTCTCCGTCAGCCAGCCCTCCTGCATCTCGCGGAAGTCCTCCGGCTCGGCGGCCGAGGACTCCACGGCCAGGCATCGCGCGATCTCCTGTTGCTCCTCTTCGGACAGGGGCCTCTCGGGCACCTCGGCCCACGGCTGCCGCGGCCCCCGCTCCGGCACCCCGACGAAACGGAGCGCCGCCCAGGAGACCGGGCAGGAGAAGGCGGCGCGCACCTTCTCCACGTCCTTCTCACGAGACCCCGGCCCCAGCATCGCAGCAGCCGATTCCAGGCTGGCCGGCGCCAGTTCGACTCCCAGCTTCGCGGCGAACTCCACCACCGCCTGCCTCGCAGGAGCGCGCCGCAGGTATCCGAGCAGCATGTCCAACCCTTCCGCCTGCCACCAGCGCTGCGCCTCCAGCAGCGCGACCGCAGGGTTGACTCCCTCGGAGAGCCGCTGCCGGTACCGCTTGACGATGGAGGCCGTCACCAGGTCCGGGACCGACCACAGCGTCCCGATGACGGTCCGTACCCCGTGGCTCAGCAGCAGGAAGTCCAGACCGAACCCCTCGTCCGCCGGGGGCGTGAAGGGGTCCGTCGCCCGGTTGGTTCCCGTCTGGCAAGCCCAGATCTCCATCCGCTCCAGACCCACGAGCTTCCCCATCAGCTCAGAGGCCGACAGCTGCTGCTGGCCGTGAAGCTCCAGCACGGGCTCGTCCCCTGGCTCGTGCAGTCCGTGCGTGTAGATGCAGACGGTCTCCACCTCGGCGGCCGCGTGCATCAGCGCCTCGGGCGTTGCCGCACTCCCCTCCAGCCGCAGCTCGCCGTCCCGGCGCAACGGCAGGGCAATGGAGTGGAAGACCGTGTTCCGGGGATTGACGACCAGATGACCAGCGCGCGGCTTCCTCGCGGCCGGCCAGGTCCTCAAGGGCAGGAGGCTGGGCAACCAGATGAGGGACTCGAAACGATCCATCAACCGGTTGCCCACGGGCCCCAGGGCCGCGAGTGGCAGGGCCGCGGCACCATGGGAAGGCAACAGGACCGCACGCGCATACCGCTGCGTGGGCAGCGCGGCCGACATGTCCATGGAAGCCAACAACTGGCTCAGCGTGGCGTAATCCACCCCCTCCCTGTCCTGGGCGACCTCATGGAGGAGGGCACGCAGTCCCTCGGGAACGGCGACACTGACACTGCGCGCCACCACCTGTTCCCCCTCGAGCCAGGTCGCCACCAGGAGCAACTTCTTCTGGAGGCTCAGGCGCACCAGGACCTGGTCCGGGTGCTCCCGGAGCAACGCCGTCAGTTCCTCCCGCGACAGGTCTTCCTCCAACGGGAGGGAGCGCTCTTCATAGGACGGATCACGGCGGCGGAGCGCGGACATCAGCTTGAGGCACCGCATCCTGTCCTGCTCGAGGTACCCGCCGAGCAGGTGGAGGGGCACCGGTGCATTCACGGCGGCCTGGAATGCCTCGATATAGAACACCCTGTCCGGCATGTCCTCGTCGGCCGGTGCGGCCCGGTAGGTCTCCAATATCTCCCGCAGGTGCTCGCGCTGATGGTCAGGCGCCAACGTCTCCATCGAGCGGACCATGGCATCCAGCACCGAGGCCCGAGCGCTATGACTCCCCAGCTTCGATTGCAGCTCTCTCGTTACCGGCTCCTGGGGACTCCACAAGAAGACGCTGAAGGCTTCAGCGAAGCGCATGCCACTGGTGTTCTCCAGTTGCAGGAATGCCCCCAGGGCGTCCGCTTTCTCCTCCACCAGGATGCGAGCAGCAAGGGACGCCGCCACCTGGAAGTCCATGGCGGCCGTGTCCGCCGCGAAGTCCGCGATGGTCTGTGCGCGCAGGTGGATGGCCCTGTCGATCCAATGCCTCAGGACGGCCAGCGCATCATCCACGGAGCCCGTGCGCCGCAAGAGCTGGGCGAAATCGATTCGCAGCCGGTCATCCGTCAGACGTGTCGGGCGCACCTGCTTGAGGTAGGCCCGCGCGCGCGTGAGCCGCTCCGGAGAGTCCCCCGCCAGTTCGATCTCGGACAGCACCAGCAGGGCCTGGTCCTCACGGCCCGGCTCGGGCTCGTTCAGGGCTTCTTTCGCGTATTGCTCGGCCGTCTTCAGGTCCTTGCGACGGCCCCGGTGCAGGAGGATTTCGGCGGCGGAGATGCGCGCGCGAGCCAGGACATGCAACATGGAGCCGTGCCCATCCCGCTCCGCACGGCGAGCCGCGCCGATGGCCCACTCATACTGCCGGAGCGCCTGTGCCGCATCCTCCCGCTCCAACAGGAGGTTTCCGAAGTTGAGATGGGCCTCCGCCATCAGCCGCAAGGCCAGCCCTCCGCACTTCTCGGTAAGGGTGATGACACTGCGGTAGAGCTGCTCCACCTCGATAAGGAGCTCCTCTCTCTTCGGCTCCTCCACCATATTGGCGAGCGCGCGCAGGCACACGGCCAGGGAGTTCTCGCTCTGGGCACGGCGCATGGGAACCCGCTGGCGAGCAGGGGAGCGCAGCGCTTGGCGGAAGAGCTCCATGGACGAGATGCAGGCCTGCCAATCCCTCATCAACTGTCCCTTGAGCAGCCCGTGCCTCGGATTCGGAATGAGGGAGTGGGCCAGATCGTGCCGGGCCGAGGAGGCAGCGGCGCCATCATCCTCCTCCGCGAAGAGCGCAACGGCCCGCTGGCGCACGGCAAGCGCCTCATCGAACCGGGCGCGCCCCTCTAATTGCTGCGCATCGAGCAGCAACGTGTACGCCTCCATACCAGCGGGCGTGGACTTCATCTCCGCCTGATAGTCCAGGTCCAGAGCAACAAGCATCATCTCCGAGCGCGTCAGGTCTCGCATTTCCATCCTCCTGCCATTGATAGCCAGTGGCGCGCCGGGGTTTCCCCGAACACGGCTCTCCCCCCCAGGTACGACGCCCCCCCGGAGCATGCAGCCAGGCGGCCGCGTCCCTGGCCACCTGGGGCTGCCCCTCCCCCCCTTGTCCTTCATCCCTTGTTCATCAACCCGCCTGGAACGTCATGCCGGCCGCGCGCAGCCGCTCCACGAGCTTCATCCCCATGCACGAGGCCGGGGTGAGCAGCCCTCCGCGCTCCGGCAGCGCGTCCTCCGCGAGGCACAGCGCGGACTCGCCCAGCATCCACGACGTCGCGCCGTACCCCGGATCCTGCGTCGCCCCGACACGCGCTCGCACCCGCTCGCCCGCCGTGCCCACCCCGAGCAGTTCGATCTCGAAGGAGCCACTCTCCCGCTCCTCGCGGCTCGGCCCCTCGCCCGGTGCCGGCAGGAAGCGCTCGGCCAGCTTGCGCACCGGCCCGAACACCACCGCCCCCGACAGCGCCATGCCCGCGCTCGTCGCCGCCGCCCGCGCCATTCCCGCCACGCCCCGTCCCACGTCGATGGACTCGTCGTAACGGAACTCGCGCCCGTAGGCGTAGCCGAGCAGCGCGTTGCTCCGCCGCACCACCCGCGTGTTCACCGGTGCCATGAAGAACGGCGCCAGCCAGCGCCCCGTGTCCGGATCCTTCCGGGGGCGGAGCCAATCCCCGTGCCCCTTCCGCTCCGGCGCTCCCTCCGGGCTCAGCGAGAACGGATCCGCCATCACCCGGCGCACCGCGGGGTCCTTCATCCGCTCCGCCGCGTAGAGCCCGCTGGCGATCGTTCCACCGCTCGCGCCGCCCTTCATCCGCCGCACCCGGTAATGGGCCTCGGCCAGCCGCCCCCCCTTCGCGGCGAGCTGCTCGTGGAGCAGCAGCACCCCGAGGTCCGACGGGATGGAGTCGAAGCCGCACGAGGGGACGATGCGCGCCCCCGTCTCCACCGCGCGGGCATGGTGCGCGTCGATCATCTCCCGGACCCAGTGCGTCTCGCCCGTCAGGTCGCAGTAGTCGGTGCCCTGCTCCGCGCACGCGCCCAGCAACACGCTTCCATACCGGGCGTAGGGGCCCGCCGTGGTGCACACCACGCGCGTGCGGCTCGCGAGCCCGTCCATGGCCTTCTTGTCCAGGCTGTCGCCCGCCACCAGGGGGAGCTCCTTCGCGGAGGGCTCCAGCGCGGCGAGCTCGTTTCGTACCCGCTCGAGCTTGTCGAGGCTCCGGCCCGCCAGGGCCCAGCGGAGCGAGGGGCGCTTCTTCACGAGGTACTCGGCGACGAGGCGGCCGGTGAACCCCGTGGCTCCGAAGAGGACGAGGTCGAACTCCCGGGCCCGGGTGCGGCGCTGCTCACGGTCTGTCATGCTCGCGGATGCAAGCACCGGACGCACCCGAGCGGAAGGAAGGAGTTCGTCACATGCACCAGGTCATCGACTGGCTGCGCACCGTGCCGCTGTGGCAGGCCGCCCTCGTCTTCCTGGCCAAGAACGCGCTCGTGCTCGTGCTCGCCGTGGCGCTCGGGGAGTGGCTGATCCGGCGCCATGCCCACCGCCGCGTGGCTCCCGAGGCCCTTCCGCTCCAGCGCGAGGAGTGGGTGCTCGCCACGGTGTGCGTCGTGCTCAACTCGGTGGTGACGTTCGCCGGCCTCCTGCTGTGGCGCGAGGGGTGGATCCGCTTCCGGCTCGACGGCGGCCCCCGCGTGCTCGTGGACGTGCTCGTGCTCGTGGGGGTGATGGACCTGGGCATGTACCTGCTGCACCGCACCGCGCACCTGCCGCTGCTCTACGGCTGGCTGCACGCGCCCCACCACCGCTACGAGCGCGCCCGGCCCCTCACCCTCTTCGTCCTCAGCCCCCTGGAGGTGCTCGGCTTCGGGGCCCTCTGGCTCGCCGTGTGTGTGGCCTACGAGGCCTCGTGGGCCGGCATGTTGCTCTACCTCGTGATCAACACCCTCTGGGGCCTGCTCGGACACCTGGGCG
The sequence above is drawn from the Archangium gephyra genome and encodes:
- a CDS encoding alpha/beta fold hydrolase, giving the protein MNVGVTPPERQTNLRLNDGRSLAWSEWGPANGLPVLFCTGAAMSGSLGFGADALADLGLRLLAIDRPGLGASTPHPEKTFASWVEDVRQLVTALGPRDATAVGFSQGSPFALALAGRGLVKAVALVSGQDDLAWPSLAPRLHPDVAGMVRAARQDPAGFEQSFSRMATWDGLWQLILGMSGERDRALYLSDAFGPAYQRALREGFSQGPQGYARDLVNALGPWLVEPEHITVPVDLWYGGADTSTVHSPDFGATLARRLPHATHFLEPQEGGSILWTRARDILVRLRSRATAPAASPHGS
- a CDS encoding ankyrin repeat domain-containing protein; this encodes MDQSNGVGQTALMFARLFGREQVAERLRQHGASEAKRDARGRTAEDWARTQSAPAPIAAPVSAVGSANTVR
- the glgC gene encoding glucose-1-phosphate adenylyltransferase translates to MNSRKRVLGMILAGGQGTRLAPLTSRRSKPAVPFGSKFRIIDFALSNFLNSGVYATYVLTQFKAQSLTEHIQRGWRFGSGLLADYFITLAPAQMYLYEELGNVWYRGTADAIYQNMHLVENYRADDVAIFSGDHIYKMNVAHMLEQHEAHRADITIAAYPTPLADASRFGVMQVDERGRVTEFQEKPKDPKAMPGKPTMALCSMGNYIFNRRVLSELLEVDARTEGSQHDFGKDVLPRALRDGYHIHAYDFHSNPIPGQTRANTYWRDVGTLEAYHEASMDLVSVDPEFDVFNPEWPLRTAVEYSPPAKFVHEAGERMGRALNSMVAGGCIISGGTVRESILFRRVRVNSYSLVERSVLFDEVDIGRHAKVRNAIIDKDVRVPPNTKIGYDLAADKARGFTVTDNGIVVVPKGYKFD
- a CDS encoding class I SAM-dependent methyltransferase; this encodes MKRMQLFEFEDFRWFPGGLRECLTLYIAAMHRVLGTERLLAPLLARALEATGADRVVDLCSGGGGPLLQTTERLAADHGLRPSVTLTDLYPNTDAAARINAAGDSAQVRYLPSPVDAGRVPDTLQGVRTMICSFHHMPPPVARRILQDAFEKRQAICVLEMSDNSQPRWLWWTAFPIGILMVLLLTPFIRPLRPRQLLFTYLLPVLPPIIAWDGAVSNARTYTEEDLRELLTGLEAPDYQWDITHPRAPGAPATMLTLVGMPRRTQASLPAPGVQAEG
- a CDS encoding intradiol ring-cleavage dioxygenase yields the protein MHDDSHEHDKGLEHDLKALARMTERRQLLRWMAGAALLPLVGCGDTGGGSSECATIPEETAGPYPGDGSNGANALVLSGIVRKDIRSSIAGSTGTAEGVPLTVKLTLVNGNDSCSPLAGYALYLWHCDRDGKYSMYNLTSQNYLRGVQETDSEGTVTFTTIFPGCYSGRMPHIHFEVYPSLAKATSSGNKVKTSQLALPVDVCNAAYATTGYSASVTHLSRISFAQDNVFSDGTSLQLASVTGNASEGYVATLTVGITA